A genome region from Penaeus monodon isolate SGIC_2016 chromosome 14, NSTDA_Pmon_1, whole genome shotgun sequence includes the following:
- the LOC119580693 gene encoding importin subunit alpha-3-like has protein sequence MVFMSVGGWTFWRLYAGAIKVLIQLLSSKNTGVREQAVWALGNIVGDGPQCRDRAIDEGLVKPLVGLLSVTTPASIARQVCWVITNLFRVKHPVISPDERKMCAEAIKRLVAHFDAKVQADSLWAAAYFADMGPDSIDELIECGAVKDMVQRLYSQDDKVVTAALRATGSIAAGANHQTEAVVTSGALPIYRDLLSHSNVGIASETAWILSNVTAGTPSQIQMVIDVQVVPALMTAVEKRNEELQKEASWALCNMASGGTEEQISMLISLGAVSSFCHLLKSQDMALVMLGLEAVSNVFTKSQNEEATARLVEGVGGLETLRSLQSSQDPKVAQTASTLLSLFFSSSRRSSYGY, from the exons ACGCGGGCGCAATCAAGGTCCTCATCCAGCTGCTGAGCTCGAAAAACACGGGCGTGAGAGAGCAGGCGGTGTGGGCGTTGGGGAACATCGTGGGCGACGGACCACAGTGCAGAGACAGGGCCATTGACGAAGGTCTCGTCAAGCCGCTGGTCGGCCTCCTCAGCGTCACCACGCCC GCATCCATCGCGAGGCAGGTGTGCTGGGTCATCACCAACCTGTTTCGGGTCAAACACCCAGTCATCTCGCCAGATGAGAGGAAGATGTGCGCCGAAGCTATCAAGAGACTCGTGGCACACTTCGATGCTAAGGTGCaag CTGACTCCCTGTGGGCGGCGGCCTACTTCGCTGACATGGGGCCTGACAGCATCGACGAGCTGATCGAGTGCGGCGCAGTGAAGGACATGGTGCAGCGCCTCTACTCGCAGGATGACAAGGTGGTCACGGCGGCGCTGAGGGCCACGGGGAGCATCGCGGCGGGGGCCAACCACCAG ACCGAGGCGGTGGTGACGTCAGGAGCGCTGCCCATCTATAGGGATCTTCTAAGTCACTCCAACGTCGGAATAGCCAGCGAAACGGCGTGGATCCTCTCGAACGTGACAGCTGGAACCCCGAGCCAGATACAGATGGTGATTGATGTGCAGGTGGTGCCCGCTCTCATGACGGCTGTTGAGAAg CGCAATGAGGAGCTACAGAAGGAGGCGTCGTGGGCGCTTTGCAACATGGCCTCGGGCGGCACGGAGGAGCAGATCTCGATGCTGATTTCCTTGGGCGCTGTCTCCTCCTTCTGCCACTTGCTCAAGTCTCAAGACATGGCGCTGGTCATGCTGGGTCTGGAGGCCGTCAGTAACGTGTTTACG aAATCCCAGAACGAGGAGGCGACCGCGCGCCTGGTGGAGGGCGTGGGCGGCCTCGAGACCCTCCGAAGCCTTCAGTCGAGCCAGGACCCGAAGGTGGCGCAGACGGCCTCCACGCTGCTCTCGCTCTTcttcagcagcagcaggaggagcagCTACGGATactaa